In Streptomyces sp. NBC_00683, the DNA window TCGGGCAGCTGGAAATCCGTGTCGACCGTGTACTGGGGCAGCGCCCCGGCCTTCGGTCCCTTGACGGGTGGACTGCCCTCCCGGCCGCAGCCGGCGACGAGCACGGCGAGCAGGAAGCAGGCCAGCGCGGTCGCGAGTCTTCTCGTACGCAGCACGGTGCCCCCTGTCAGTGCTTGAGGATCTTGGACAGGAAGTCCTTGGCGCGGTCGCTCTCCGGGGCGGTGAAGAAGTCCTCCGGAGTGCGGTCCTCGATGATGCAGCCTTCGGACATGAACACCACGCGGTTGGCCGCGGACCGGGCGAACCCCATCTCGTGCGTGACGACCACCATGGTCATGCCCTCCCGGGCGAGCTGCTGCATGACCTCGAGCACCTCGTTGATCATCTCCGGGTCGAGCGCCGATGTGGGCTCGTCGAAGAGGAGCGCCTTGGGGTCCATCGCCAGGGCTCGGGCGATGGCGACTCGCTGCTGCTGGCCGCCGGAGAGCTGGGCGGGGAGCTTGTCGGCCTGCGAGGCGAGCCCGACCCGCTCCAGCAGTTCACGGGAGCGCTGGTCGGCCTCGTCCTTCTTGCGCTTGCGGACCTTGATCTGGGCGAGCGAGACGTTCTCCAGCACGGTCTTGTGCGCGAACAGGTTGAACGACTGGAAGACCATGCCGACTTCGGCCCTGAGCTGAGCGAGCCCCTTCCCCTCCTCGGGAAGGGGCGTCCCGTCGATGGCGATGTAGCCGGACTCGATCGTCTCGAGTCTGTTGATGGTCCGGCAGAGCGTTGACTTGCCTGATCCGGAAGGGCCGATGACCACCACCACCTCCCCGCGGCCGACGGTGAGATTGATGCTCTGCAGAACGTGCAGCTCTCCGAAAAACTTGTGTACGTCCCGCAGCTCGATCAACGGATCGACGGCCATACGCTGCCCTACCCACTTATCGCTGTGTCGAGGTCAGCGCAAACTATCCAGGCCCGCAACGGACTTCTCGCCCGACACGCACCAATAGCGCATAAGGCTGCTTATCGCGCTTTGGGCCCCGGCCCGATCTCCGCCGACTCCGCGTACATCTCGGAGAGCTCGGGGCTGCCCGACATCGCCCAGTCCAGACCCGCCGCGACGACGTCGATCTCCCGGCCCGAAGCCAGGCGCACGACCGGCCGGCCACCGGCCAGGATGTCCCACACCGCGCCGGGGACGGTGCGCACCAGAACGGTGCCGAGGTACAGGCCCGCGTCGTTGCCCAGCCAGGGCAGTTCCTCCGGGTCGTCGCGCCACAGCGGCGGGAGCTGGTCGAGCGCGGACAACGAGGCGGCACTGTCGTCGAGTTCGAGTCCGGCCTGCCCTGCCCGGGCACGCAGCAGCTCGCATTCTGCGAACAGTTCGGCGATGCCGTCCGGATCGGTTCGGACGGCAGCCGCGAGAGCCACCCCCTGCGTACCGCCCTGACGCTTACGCCAGTTGTCCAGGAAAGGGATGTTCATACCACTAGGATCCCACCTCAGGCCTGTTCCGCGCCGCAGGGCGCGCGACTGTTCCTGATTCGGGACCCAGGACGGGTTGCCGTGGGGTGGCGTACATAGGCTGCGGAGATGACATCGCAGAACTATCTCTCCGAACTCTTCTCCCTGGACGGCCGGGTCGCCGTGGTGACCGGCGGCAGTTCCGGCATCGGCCGGGCGATCACCGGGGCGCTCGCACACGCGGGCGCGAGTGTCGTGGTCGTGGCACGCAGGGAGACGGAGTTGAGGCGGACCGCCGACGAGCTCACGGCGGACGGCTGCCGGGCCGCGTGGGTGAGCGCGGATCTGGGGACGAGCGAGGGTGTGCGCACGGCGGCCGAGGAGGCGGCGGCCGTTTTCGGCGAGCCGGACATCCTCGTCAACTGCGCCGGGATCAATCTGCGGCCGCCGATGGACGAGCTCGACGAGGACGTGTGGGACACCACGATGGCGCTGAACCTCAAGGCCCCCCACCTGCTGGGCCGGCGGTACGGACCGGGCATGGCGGAGCGGGGTTACGGGCGGATCATCCACATCACGTCGCAGCAGGCGCACCGGGCGTTCGTGCAGAGCGGGGCCTACGGGGTCTCCAAGGGTGCGCTGGAGTCGCTCGCCCGCTCGGAGGCCGAGGCCTGGTCCCCGCGCGGCGTCACGTCCAACACCCTGGTGCCCGGCTTCGTCATGACGCCGCTCAACCAGCGGCTGTCGTCCGATCCCGGAAAGGTGGCGGCACTGGCCGCCCGCACGATGGTCGGGCGCAACGGCCTGGCCGAGGACTTCGCCGGCGCCGCGGTGTTCCTGGCGAGTGCGGCCTCGTCGTACGTCACCGGGCAGTCGATCTTCGTGGACGGCGGATTCTCCGTCCACTGACCGGTACGGGAACGCGCGATGCCGCCCCCGGTGGGGGCGGCATCAAGGCGCGGCACCCTCAGACGCCGCACCGTTTTCCCCCGCTGCGGTCTCCGGGACGATGGACGCCGTCGCCGCCCCCTTGTCGATGCCCAGCCCCGTGAGCAGGCCCGAGCCGCCCTCGAACTCCAGCAGGGCCAGCAGGATGTGCTCCGTACCCACGTAGTTGTGGCCGAGGCGCAGCGCCTCCCGGAACGTCAGCTCCAGGACCTTGCGCGCTCCCGCGTCGTACGGGATCAGCTCGGGCACCTCGTCGGACGCGGCCGGCAGGGCGAGGGCCGCCGCCTCCCGGACCGCGGCCGGCGACACGCCCTGCCCCGTGATCACCCGTGCGGCAAGGGTGTCGGGATCTCCGAGGAGCCCGAGGACCAGGTGCGCGGTGCGCACCTCGTCGTTGCGGGCCGCGTGGGCCTCGTTGTGCGCGGCCATGGCGACGTTCCTGGCCTGCTCGGTGAACCGTCCGAATCCCTGACTCGGGTCCAGGTCCGCGGTCTCGTCGGGCTTCTTGGCCACGAACCTCTTCTGGGCGGCCTGCCGGGTGACGCCCATGCTCCTGCCGATATCCGTCCACGAGGCGCCCGAGCGCCGCGCCTGGTCGACGAAGTGGCCGATGAGGTGGTCGGCGATCTCGCCGAGGTGATCCGCGGCGACGACTGCTCCGGAGAGCTGCCCCAGTGCGTCGGTGTGGGTCTTCTTGATCGCCTCGATGAGGTCGTCGAGGCGGATGGGAGGGTTGGGCCCGAGCGGCTTCGTCATGAGGCAACCCTAGGTTGACACCCAAGAGGTGTCAACCGATGGTTGACACCTGCCGTCCCTTGCCCCTGCCGCTGCGGCGCGGTTGGCTGAGCTCGATCAACGGACGTGAACAGAGGGGCACTCGATGACCGGGGACCGCGACGGCATGGTTGTCTACTGGCGGCCCGGCTGCCCGTACTGCATGAGACTGCGGCTGCGGCTGCGCTTCTCGGGACTGACGTACACCGAGGTGAACATCTGGAGGGACCCGGAGGCCGCCGCCTTCGTGCGCTCGGTCGCGGACGGCAACGAGACCGTGCCGACGGTCCGGGTGGCGGGGCACGCGATGGTGAACCCGTCCAAGCGCGAAGTGGTGCGTGCCGTCACCGAGCACGCCCCGCATCTGCTGCCCACGAAGCGGCGCTGACCCGCCGACCCTCAGAAAAGGCCCTCCTGGTGCACGGGAGCGGCCGGGCGCCGGTCCGTGCGTGCGGTGCGCGGTGCGGGTTTCTCCACCCCGAACAGCGGGGGCGTACCGCACTCGGCCGGCTCGGCCGGGATGACGACAGGACCGGTCCCCACGTCCAGCAGGAGTGGGGCGTCGGGATCGAAATCCGCGGGGGTCATGGCCGTCCAGTCGCGGCCCTCGCGCTCGTTCACCGGACTCCCCCGCCCGGCGCTCAGAGGTCGAGGTCCACGACCACCGGGGCGTGATCGGACGCGCCCTTCCCCTTGCGCTCCTCGCGGTCGACGTAGCTGTCCTTGACGGCCGCGGTGAACGGGGCGTTGCCGTAGACGAGGTCGATGCGCATGCCCCTGTTCTTCGGGAAGCGCAGCTCGCGGTAGTCCCAGAAGGTGTACGGGCGGTCGTACTTGAGCGGTCGGGGCATCACGTCCGACAGCCCCTCCTCGCGAAGGGTGGCCAGCGCGGCGCGCTCGGCAGGGGTCACATGGGTGGCCCCCTCGAAGAGCGCCGGGTCCCAGACGTCCTCGTCCGTCGGCGCGACGTTGAAGTCGCCGAGGACGGCGAACGGCAGTGTTCCCGCGGCGTCCGCGGCGACCGCCTTCTGCAGGGCCTCGAACCAGCTCAGCTTGTACGCGTAGTGATCGTGCTCGACCTCGCGGCCGTTGGGGACGTAGACCGACCAGACGCGGACCGGACCGCACGTCGCGGAGATCGCCCTCGGCTCCTGCACGCCCTCGTAGGCGGGCCCGTCGGGCAGGCCGGTCACGACATCCTGGAGGCCCACCCGGGAGACCAGCGCCACCCCGTTCCACCGGCCCGTGGCGTTCACGGCGGACTCGTAGCCCAGTTCACGCAGCGCTTCGGCGGGGAACTGCTCGGCCGTGCACTTGGTCTCCTGGATGCACAGCACGTCCGTGCCGGTGCTCTCCAGCCAGGCCAGCAGCCTCGGGAGCCGGGCGGTGATCGAATTGACGTTCCAGGTGGCAATGCGCATGCAGTAAACCTATCCGTTCCCACTGACAGTCGTCCCACGGTCCGCCGTCCCCGGCGGGTCAGAGCCGGGTCGTGCCGCCCGGAGTCAGCCGGCCGTGGTCGGCTCCGCCCAGGCCGCCGATCTGCCTGTCGTAGATCGGCCGGGCGAGATCGGTGAGCAGGGCGTCATGGATGTCGATCGCGCGCCGCGGCTTCACCTCACGTACGTAGTCGATGACCTCCGAGATCTTGTTCCAGGGGGCCATCACCGGCAGCATCAGCGTGTCCACGGGGTGGTCGGGCACCGTCAGGGCATCGCCCGGGTGGAAGACCGAACCGCCCACCAGGAAGCCGATGTTGGTCACCCTCGGGATGTCCGGGTGGATCACCGCGTGCAGCTCGCCGTGCACCTGCACGTCGAACCCGGCGGCGGAGAACGTGTCGCCGTGGCCGACCGTGTGGACGCGCCCGGGGAACGCGGCGGAGAGCTGCCCGGCCACGCTGCGCAGGGTCCACACCTGCGCGGCCGGGTTGGACTCCAGCCCCGCCCGCACCCGGGCCTCGTCGAAGTGGTCCGGGTGCTCGTGCGTCACCAGGATCGCGTCGGCGCCGACGGCGGCGTCGTCCTCCGAGAAGCCGCCGGGGTCGATGACGAGCGCCTGGCCGTTCCGCTCCAGCCGGATGCAGGAGTGCGTGTTCTTCGTCAGGGTGAGAGACGGTGCGTTCATACCCACATCCTGCTACGCGGGAGGTGTGGTTTCCTCCTGGATCACGGACTGCGCGATGGCAAATGCGGCGCCGGCAGCCGGGATGCCGCAGTAGACGGCCGTCTGCAGCAGCACCTCCTTGATCTCGACGGGGGTAAGTCCGTTGCGCAGCGCGGCCCTTACGTGCTGCGCAAGGCTCTCCAGATGTCCGGAGCCGACCACCGCGGTGAGGGTGACGCAGCTGCGGGCCCGGCGGTCGAGGCCCTCACGGTTCCAGATCTCGCCCCAGGCGTAGCGGGTGACGAGCTCCTCGAAGTCGTCGGTGAAGGCGTCCGACGCCGCCGTGGCGGCGTCCACATGGGCGTCGCCGAGCACCTCGCGCCGGATCTTCATCCCGCTGTCGTACCGGTCCGGCCGGCCCATGGTGGCCGCTTCGGGTCTGACGGCCGCGGATCCGATCTCCGCGACGGGCACCACGGGCACGAACGGAGCGGCGAGCCCCGGGGCTCCCGGAACCGGGATCGAGGCCAGGGTGTCCTGCCAGGCCGTGGAGAAGTGCATGAGGAGCAGATCGGTGACGGCGCCGGGCTGCTCGACGGGGGCCAGGTGGGAGGCTCCGGGGACGAGGGCGAGCCGGGCGTCCGGGATGCCGGCGACGAGGGTACGGGCCTCCGCGGGTCCGGTGACCTTGTCCTCTGCGCCGACCAGGACGAGGGTCGGGACACCTATCCGGGAGAGCTCCGTACGGATGTCGAAGGCGGCCAGGGCCTCGCAGGAAGCGATGTAGCAACCGGGGTCGGTGGTACGCACCATCTGGACGGCCCACTCGACGATGGCCGGCTGGGCGGCGGCGAAGTGGGGGGTGAACCAGCGCTCCGGGGCCGTGCGGGCGATCGGCTCCAGACCGTTGCTGCGGACGATCACGCCACGCTGCCGGAATTCGTCGGCGGTGCCGAACCGGGGCGAGGCGGCGACCAGCACGAGCGAAGCGACCCGGTGCGGGTGGCGCAGCGCGAGGTCGGCGCCCACCGCGCCGCCGATGGAACAGCCCGCGTATCCGAAGCGCTGGACGCCCACGCTGTCCAGCGTGGCGAGCAGACGGTCGGCGAGGTCGGTGACGGCCGCCGCGGGGTGGGCGGGGGCTCCGCCGTGCCCCGGCAGGTCGTACCGGAAGATTCTCCAGTGCTGCGAGAGCTCGGGTATCTGGCGGTCCCACATGTGCCAGGTCGTTCCGAGGGAAGGACCGATGACCAGGACAGGCGCATCGTCCGGCCCGTCGAAGCGGTACTGGAGCAGCTGCCCCGCCTGCGAGCCCTGGGGCTGAGGGCTCTGCTGGCCCTGGGGCTGGGGCTGCGGGCTCTGCTGGCCTTGAGGCTGGGGCTGCGGGCTCTGCTGGCTCTGGGGCTGGGGCTGCGGGCTCTGCGGGCCGTGCGGCACCTGCGCGTGTTGCGGGGCGCTGTGCGTTGCCTGCGGCAGCCCGGGGTACAGCGGTGCCTGCGGGAGCCCCGGCTGCCGCGACGGCTCCGGGTGCTGCGGACCCTGGGACGGCCCGGGGTACTGCGGAGGCGGGGCATGCTGCGGCGTCCGGGCCGGCTGCGCCTCCAGCGGGGCCCCCGGGTACTGCTGGACCGGCCGGAGCAGCTCACCCTGCAGGGGTGCGAGCTGCTCCGCCGAAAGCGGCTGAGTGGTCTCGACGGACGGACCCGGCTCCGCATGACGCGGGCCCGGTGGCGTACCGAGGTGCTGCGGCGGGACGACCTCCCCGTGCACCGGTGCCGCGCCGGCGTACTGCTGCCCGGGTATCGCCTGCGGGATCCGCTGGATCGGCTCGCCCTGCAGCGGCTGTGCGGCCGTCCGCGGCACGCCGTCCCGGTGCGGGGGCTGCGGCGCCGGTTCGTGCGCGGGGCCGGGCTGCCGGGACTGCTCGCCCTGTCCGGGGTTCACGGGCTGTGGGGGCTGCGGTTGCAGGGGGTGGGGGGCTTGGGCGGGCTGCGGGGTCGTCTCGCTCACTTCACTCACTCGCTCCAGGGTAATGAGCCGCCCGGCCGCTCCCCGTCAGGGGGTCGCCGCAGACACGACGTAGACGACCGGGGCGGCCGGGTCCGTCATGTTGACGGTGATGTCCTGCGTGGGGCGCGGGTCCTTGTTCTTGTGGACGGTTCCCGCCCAGTCGACGCCCGGCCCGAAGTACCAGCCGGTGATCTTGACATCGCGTTCGCCGATGGTGACCTTGCCGGTCTCCAGCGCCGCGCGACCGGTCCCGACGCCGCTCAGGAACCGGTCGAGTCCTGCGGATGTCGTACGGAACTTCACGTACATCCGGCTGGCCTTCCAGTTGTTCGTCTCGTAGTACTGGACGCCGATCGCATTGCCGGGGATCGGCAACTCGAAGATCCGGCGCTGCATGCCGGACGGCCAGCTCTCGCGCAGTCCCTGCGCGGCGGCCTCGGCTTCCTTGTCCTTGCCAGAGCGCCGGCTCTGGCCGGCGGAGATCACCAGGTAGCCGGCCGGGATGC includes these proteins:
- a CDS encoding DUF6278 family protein; its protein translation is MNIPFLDNWRKRQGGTQGVALAAAVRTDPDGIAELFAECELLRARAGQAGLELDDSAASLSALDQLPPLWRDDPEELPWLGNDAGLYLGTVLVRTVPGAVWDILAGGRPVVRLASGREIDVVAAGLDWAMSGSPELSEMYAESAEIGPGPKAR
- a CDS encoding SDR family NAD(P)-dependent oxidoreductase, producing MTSQNYLSELFSLDGRVAVVTGGSSGIGRAITGALAHAGASVVVVARRETELRRTADELTADGCRAAWVSADLGTSEGVRTAAEEAAAVFGEPDILVNCAGINLRPPMDELDEDVWDTTMALNLKAPHLLGRRYGPGMAERGYGRIIHITSQQAHRAFVQSGAYGVSKGALESLARSEAEAWSPRGVTSNTLVPGFVMTPLNQRLSSDPGKVAALAARTMVGRNGLAEDFAGAAVFLASAASSYVTGQSIFVDGGFSVH
- a CDS encoding exodeoxyribonuclease III, which produces MRIATWNVNSITARLPRLLAWLESTGTDVLCIQETKCTAEQFPAEALRELGYESAVNATGRWNGVALVSRVGLQDVVTGLPDGPAYEGVQEPRAISATCGPVRVWSVYVPNGREVEHDHYAYKLSWFEALQKAVAADAAGTLPFAVLGDFNVAPTDEDVWDPALFEGATHVTPAERAALATLREEGLSDVMPRPLKYDRPYTFWDYRELRFPKNRGMRIDLVYGNAPFTAAVKDSYVDREERKGKGASDHAPVVVDLDL
- a CDS encoding amino acid ABC transporter ATP-binding protein — its product is MAVDPLIELRDVHKFFGELHVLQSINLTVGRGEVVVVIGPSGSGKSTLCRTINRLETIESGYIAIDGTPLPEEGKGLAQLRAEVGMVFQSFNLFAHKTVLENVSLAQIKVRKRKKDEADQRSRELLERVGLASQADKLPAQLSGGQQQRVAIARALAMDPKALLFDEPTSALDPEMINEVLEVMQQLAREGMTMVVVTHEMGFARSAANRVVFMSEGCIIEDRTPEDFFTAPESDRAKDFLSKILKH
- a CDS encoding Clp protease N-terminal domain-containing protein encodes the protein MTKPLGPNPPIRLDDLIEAIKKTHTDALGQLSGAVVAADHLGEIADHLIGHFVDQARRSGASWTDIGRSMGVTRQAAQKRFVAKKPDETADLDPSQGFGRFTEQARNVAMAAHNEAHAARNDEVRTAHLVLGLLGDPDTLAARVITGQGVSPAAVREAAALALPAASDEVPELIPYDAGARKVLELTFREALRLGHNYVGTEHILLALLEFEGGSGLLTGLGIDKGAATASIVPETAAGENGAASEGAAP
- the pcaDC gene encoding bifunctional 3-oxoadipate enol-lactonase/4-carboxymuconolactone decarboxylase PcaDC translates to MLQYRFDGPDDAPVLVIGPSLGTTWHMWDRQIPELSQHWRIFRYDLPGHGGAPAHPAAAVTDLADRLLATLDSVGVQRFGYAGCSIGGAVGADLALRHPHRVASLVLVAASPRFGTADEFRQRGVIVRSNGLEPIARTAPERWFTPHFAAAQPAIVEWAVQMVRTTDPGCYIASCEALAAFDIRTELSRIGVPTLVLVGAEDKVTGPAEARTLVAGIPDARLALVPGASHLAPVEQPGAVTDLLLMHFSTAWQDTLASIPVPGAPGLAAPFVPVVPVAEIGSAAVRPEAATMGRPDRYDSGMKIRREVLGDAHVDAATAASDAFTDDFEELVTRYAWGEIWNREGLDRRARSCVTLTAVVGSGHLESLAQHVRAALRNGLTPVEIKEVLLQTAVYCGIPAAGAAFAIAQSVIQEETTPPA
- a CDS encoding MBL fold metallo-hydrolase gives rise to the protein MNAPSLTLTKNTHSCIRLERNGQALVIDPGGFSEDDAAVGADAILVTHEHPDHFDEARVRAGLESNPAAQVWTLRSVAGQLSAAFPGRVHTVGHGDTFSAAGFDVQVHGELHAVIHPDIPRVTNIGFLVGGSVFHPGDALTVPDHPVDTLMLPVMAPWNKISEVIDYVREVKPRRAIDIHDALLTDLARPIYDRQIGGLGGADHGRLTPGGTTRL
- a CDS encoding mycoredoxin, which gives rise to MTGDRDGMVVYWRPGCPYCMRLRLRLRFSGLTYTEVNIWRDPEAAAFVRSVADGNETVPTVRVAGHAMVNPSKREVVRAVTEHAPHLLPTKRR